One segment of Pempheris klunzingeri isolate RE-2024b chromosome 20, fPemKlu1.hap1, whole genome shotgun sequence DNA contains the following:
- the tbcc gene encoding tubulin-specific chaperone C, whose translation MDGAAEISEGTGFTCESGSTRIQERLQRRHQTRIEDAERRKEAKESQSVAEEKGEYFFGTFNTERASIEELLCGCSGADRAVLTQKLEEATAKTLQLQKFLNDSMLFLTQYDLRQAQAALQKLQTSIAELREEGLPKKKFAFRARTKAADKASAAPVSDTPSPAEPGSIKVDGAAASEQCGFSNVNNARLTKTAEEIHKQDVLLTHLTNCKVRLFGSPSTLHLKHIDSCEILCGPVSSSVFVDQCRNSTLAFPCQQLRTHNTVDTQVYVHVTSRAIIEDCHGVSFAPFSWSYPTLEEDFTVSGLDQDRNNWSQVDDFNWLAAGTPSPNWTVVPEADRKTNWDP comes from the coding sequence ATGGACGGGGCGGCTGAAATTAGCGAAGGAACCGGGTTTACCTGCGAAAGCGGCTCCACCAGGATACAAGAGCGACTTCAGAGGCGGCACCAGACGAGGATAGAGGACGCCGAGCGGAGGAAGGAAGCCAAAGAGAGCCAGTCTGTGGCGGAGGAAAAGGGCGAGTATTTCTTTGGCACTTTCAACACCGAGCGGGCGTCTATCGAGGAGCTGCTGTGCGGCTGCTCCGGAGCTGACCGGGCTGTGTTGACCCAAAAGCTGGAGGAGGCCACGGCCAAAACACTCCAGCTGCAAAAGTTTCTTAATGACAGCATGTTGTTTCTAACGCAGTACGACCTGAGACAGGCCCAGGCTGCTCTCCAGAAGCTCCAGACCTCCATCGCAGAGCTCAGAGAGGAGGGTCTGCCCAAGAAGAAGTTCGCCTTTCGAGCTCGCACTAAAGCAGCAGATAAAGCTTCAGCTGCACCGGTGTCAGACACGCCCTCACCCGCAGAGCCTGGCAGCATCAAGGTGGATGGAGCTGCAGCCTCCGAGCAGTGCGGCTTCTCCAATGTGAACAATGCGCGCCtgacaaagacagcagaggagatccACAAACAAGACGTGCTGTTGACTCACCTGACCAACTGCAAGGTCCGTCTGTTCGGCTCCCCCAGCACGCTGCACCTGAAACACATCGACAGCTGTGAGATCCTGTGCGGACCCGTGTCCAGCTCGGTATTCGTGGATCAGTGTAGAAACAGCACTCTGGCCTTCCCGTGTCAGCAGCTGCGGACACACAACACCGTGGACACACAGGTGTATGTGCACGTCACCAGCCGGGCCATCATAGAGGACTGTCATGGAGTGAGCTTCGCCCCTTTCTCCTGGTCTTATCCCACCCTGGAGGAGGACTTCACTGTGTCTGGCCTGGACCAGGATCGAAACAACTGGAGCCAGGTGGACGACTTCAACTGGCTGGCTGCAGGAACCCCTTCGCCTAACTGGACTGTCGTTCcagaagcagacaggaaaaCTAACTGGGACCCTTAG
- the prph2a gene encoding peripherin-2a: MALMLVKFDLKKRVKLAQTVWFMYWFAVMAGVLVFSMGLFFKIELRKRSELMDNNESHFLPNLLILMGLITCGINAFGGKVCYDSLDPAKFVKWKPMLKTFLVFCVVFNALLLLTALLCFLMRIPLQFTLAEGLRNGMKFYKDTDTPGRCYMKRTLDLMQMEFRCCGNDNYRDWFEIQWVSNRYLDFSAKEVKDRIGSNVDSQYLMDGVPFSCCNPSSPRPCIQYQMTNNSAHYSYDHYTEELNVWKRGCNEALLSYYGGMMNTIGILVVLVTMLEFAVTIGLQYVDTSLSTLANPEDPESESEGWILEKTVKETFTDIMDKMKAMGKGSKVEEGDEAAVATVS; encoded by the exons ATGGCTTTGATGTTGGTCAAGTTTGATCTGAAGAAGCGAGTGAAGCTCGCTCAGACGGTCTGGTTCATGTACTGGTTCGCTGTGATGGCCGGCGTGCTGGTCTTCAGCATGGGCCTGTTCTTTAAGATCGAGCTGCGAAAGCGCTCAGAACTTATGGACAACAACGAGAGCCACTTCTTACCCAACCTGCTCATATTAATGGGTCTAATAACCTGCGGCATCAACGCCTTTGGAGGCAAAGTCTGCTACGACTCGCTGGACCCTGCCAAGTTTGTAAAGTGGAAGCCCATGTTGAAGACCTTCCTGGTGTTCTGTGTGGTTTTCAacgccctgctgctgctgacggcTCTGCTGTGCTTCCTGATGAGGATCCCCCTGCAGTTCACCCTAGCCGAGGGGCTGAGGAACGGCATGAAGTTCTACAAGGACACGGACACACCGGGACGCTGCTACATGAAGAGGACCCTGGATCTGATGCAGATGGAGTTTCGTTGCTGTGGAAATGACAACTACAGAGATTGGTTTGAGATACAGTGGGTTAGCAACCGCTACCTGGACTTCAGCGCAAAGGAAGTCAAAGA CCGCATTGGGAGCAACGTGGATAGCCAGTACCTGATGGATGGAGTCCCGTTCAGCTGCTGTAACCCCAGCTCCCCCAGACCCTGCATCCAGTACCAGATGACCAACAACTCTGCCCACTACAGCTACGACCACTACACAGAGGAGCTCAACGTGTGGAAGCGCGGCTGCAATGAAGCCTTGCTGTCCTACTATGGAGGCATGATGAACACCATCGGAATCCTGGTGGTGCTGGTCACTATGCTGGAG TTTGCTGTGACCATCGGCCTGCAGTACGTGGACACCTCCCTGTCCACCCTGGCTAACCCAGAGGACCCGGAGAGCGAGAGCGAGGGCTGGATCCTGGAGAAGACGGTGAAGGAGACGTTCACCGACATCATGGACAAAATGAAGGCCATGGGCAAAGGCAGcaaggtggaggagggggatgaaGCAGCGGTGGCCACGGTGAGCTGA